One region of Termitidicoccus mucosus genomic DNA includes:
- a CDS encoding sugar porter family MFS transporter codes for MSSQNTAPNSFLLRCSLVAALGGLLFGFDTVVISGAQSQLKELFDLDGFMQGFMTASALIGTVIGALFAGKPGDRLGRKRCLQWAGVLFFVSAAGCAVAWNFWSLVVFRVIGGLGIGGSTVICPMYLAEIAPPQWRGRLGAFFQFNIVLGILLAFLSNYIIGLLDFGAAEWRWKLGVEAAPALAFWLFLKGIPESPRWLVMAGRPGEAENVFVQTGAPDAAAQIAAVQASLEAEAGQRRVSVPLFQRIYALPVFLAVSVAMFNQLDGINALLYYLNPIFGMAGFDKVSGDLQSVAIGATNLVFTMLGMAVIDRVGRKPLLLAGAAGTGVCLLGVAWIFTINQYHGALVWLLIGYIACHAFSQGAVIWVYISEIFPNAVRAKGQTLGSSTHWIMAAAISWLFPVFAKNAGEPGAGIPFYFFAAMMLLQIIVVLRWFPETKGVPLEEMQARLAGRQNQPVK; via the coding sequence ATGTCCTCCCAAAACACGGCACCCAATTCATTCCTGTTGCGTTGTTCCCTCGTGGCCGCGCTCGGCGGCCTTTTGTTTGGTTTCGATACCGTCGTCATCTCCGGCGCGCAGTCCCAGCTCAAGGAATTGTTCGACCTGGACGGCTTCATGCAGGGCTTCATGACGGCGTCGGCGCTCATCGGCACGGTCATCGGCGCGCTTTTCGCCGGGAAACCCGGCGACCGGCTCGGCCGCAAGCGTTGCCTGCAATGGGCCGGCGTGCTGTTTTTTGTGTCCGCCGCCGGCTGCGCCGTGGCGTGGAATTTCTGGTCGCTGGTGGTGTTTCGCGTCATCGGCGGGCTCGGCATCGGCGGCTCCACGGTGATCTGCCCGATGTATCTGGCGGAAATCGCGCCTCCGCAATGGCGCGGGCGGCTGGGCGCGTTTTTCCAATTCAATATCGTGCTCGGCATCCTGCTGGCGTTTCTGTCGAATTATATCATCGGCCTGCTCGACTTCGGCGCGGCCGAATGGCGCTGGAAGCTTGGCGTGGAGGCCGCGCCCGCGCTGGCGTTCTGGCTGTTCTTGAAAGGCATCCCCGAGAGTCCGCGCTGGCTGGTCATGGCGGGCCGCCCCGGGGAGGCGGAAAATGTGTTTGTGCAAACCGGCGCGCCCGACGCGGCCGCGCAGATCGCGGCGGTCCAAGCCTCGCTGGAGGCGGAAGCGGGGCAAAGGCGGGTGTCCGTGCCGTTGTTCCAGCGCATTTACGCGCTGCCGGTTTTTCTTGCGGTCTCGGTGGCGATGTTCAACCAGCTCGACGGGATCAACGCGCTTCTGTATTATCTCAACCCGATCTTCGGCATGGCGGGTTTCGACAAGGTCTCCGGCGATTTGCAGTCGGTCGCCATCGGCGCGACCAATCTCGTCTTCACCATGCTGGGCATGGCGGTCATCGACCGGGTGGGGCGCAAGCCGCTCCTGCTCGCCGGCGCAGCCGGCACGGGCGTCTGCCTGCTGGGCGTGGCGTGGATTTTCACCATCAACCAATATCACGGTGCGCTGGTCTGGCTGCTCATCGGCTACATCGCCTGCCATGCGTTCAGCCAGGGCGCGGTGATCTGGGTTTATATAAGCGAGATTTTTCCGAACGCCGTCCGGGCGAAAGGCCAGACGCTGGGCAGCTCGACGCATTGGATCATGGCGGCGGCGATCTCCTGGCTGTTTCCGGTGTTCGCCAAAAATGCCGGGGAACCCGGCGCGGGCATCCCGTTTTATTTTTTCGCCGCCATGATGCTGCTGCAAATCATCGTCGTGCTGCGCTGGTTCCCGGAAACGAAAGGCGTGCCGCTGGAGGAAATGCAGGCGCGTCTGGCGGGCCGGCAAAACCAGCCGGTAAAATAA
- a CDS encoding flavoprotein — MSFSLQDKKIILGITGSIAAYKAAELASQLRKRGAEVFPVMTAAAQKFITPLTLQTLSRQPVAADLWDEGNGWQPGHIELADKADLMLVAPATADVIAQFAHGLAHDYLGSMYLVCRAPVLIAPAMNGKMWTHPATVANVATLRSRGVDFIGPEEGMLACGYEGIGRLWPVEGILERVEKVLAK, encoded by the coding sequence ATGTCGTTTTCGTTGCAGGACAAAAAAATCATCCTCGGCATCACCGGTTCCATCGCCGCCTACAAGGCCGCCGAGCTTGCCAGCCAGTTGCGCAAACGCGGCGCGGAGGTGTTTCCCGTGATGACCGCGGCGGCGCAGAAATTCATCACCCCGCTCACCCTGCAAACGCTCTCTCGCCAGCCCGTCGCGGCGGATTTGTGGGACGAGGGCAACGGCTGGCAACCGGGGCACATCGAGCTGGCCGACAAGGCCGACCTCATGCTCGTCGCACCCGCGACCGCCGACGTGATCGCGCAATTCGCGCACGGCCTCGCGCACGATTATCTGGGCTCGATGTATCTGGTCTGCCGCGCGCCCGTGCTCATCGCGCCGGCGATGAACGGCAAGATGTGGACGCACCCCGCGACGGTCGCGAACGTGGCGACGCTCCGGTCGCGCGGCGTCGATTTCATCGGCCCGGAGGAAGGCATGCTTGCCTGCGGCTACGAAGGCATCGGCCGCCTCTGGCCCGTCGAGGGCATCCTCGAACGCGTGGAAAAAGTCCTCGCGAAGTAA
- a CDS encoding alginate lyase family protein: MRSPARPFLLAAFAFCSLCLAPARIAAADASPPLPDIQGADPAVLAAARERIRAGDTSLKPAFDRLLRDAEKALALKPASVLDKTKIADSRDPHDYFSLGPYWWPDSAKPGGLPYIRRDGEVNPESKTGTDAPAFARTCKTVELLGLAYYFTGKTACAEKAAQLTRVWFLDPATRMNPNLTYAQGIPGRAASRGTGILESRHLASLTDGLALIDGSPAWTADDRAAMRAWLETFYAWLTTSKNGRDEAAAENNHGTWYDVQAAHLELALGKKEAALKRIKKQIPARVAAQIKADGRQPHELARTNSLGYSLFNLEALAALAQLGERAGWPEGWSHAAKDGRGIRAALAYVAPYIDPARTWPKKDLKPGDTDRIAPLLRAFLARQSDASLLALYEKFGDTPENKAARWQLLLPPPRK; the protein is encoded by the coding sequence ATGCGTTCCCCTGCCCGCCCGTTCCTCCTCGCCGCGTTCGCCTTTTGCTCGCTGTGCCTCGCGCCCGCGCGCATCGCCGCCGCCGATGCCAGCCCACCCTTGCCCGACATCCAAGGCGCCGATCCCGCCGTCCTCGCCGCCGCGCGCGAGCGCATCCGCGCCGGCGACACCTCGCTCAAACCCGCCTTCGATCGCCTCCTTCGCGACGCCGAAAAAGCCCTCGCTCTCAAACCCGCCTCGGTCCTCGACAAAACCAAGATCGCCGACTCCCGCGACCCGCACGACTATTTCAGCCTCGGCCCCTATTGGTGGCCGGATTCCGCGAAACCCGGCGGGCTTCCCTACATCCGCCGCGACGGCGAGGTGAACCCCGAAAGCAAAACCGGCACCGACGCGCCCGCGTTCGCCCGCACCTGCAAGACCGTCGAACTCCTCGGCCTCGCCTACTACTTTACCGGCAAAACCGCCTGCGCCGAAAAAGCCGCGCAACTCACCCGCGTCTGGTTCCTTGACCCCGCCACGCGCATGAACCCCAACCTCACCTACGCGCAAGGCATCCCCGGCCGCGCCGCCTCGCGCGGCACCGGCATTCTCGAATCGCGCCATCTCGCATCGCTCACCGACGGCCTCGCGCTCATCGACGGCAGCCCCGCGTGGACCGCCGACGACCGGGCCGCGATGCGCGCCTGGCTCGAAACCTTTTATGCGTGGCTCACCACGAGCAAAAACGGCCGCGACGAGGCCGCCGCCGAAAACAACCACGGCACCTGGTATGACGTGCAGGCCGCGCATCTCGAACTCGCGCTGGGCAAAAAAGAAGCCGCGCTCAAGCGCATCAAGAAACAGATCCCCGCCCGCGTCGCCGCGCAGATCAAAGCTGACGGACGCCAGCCCCACGAACTCGCCCGCACCAATTCGCTCGGCTACTCCCTCTTCAACCTCGAAGCCCTCGCCGCCCTCGCGCAACTCGGCGAACGCGCCGGCTGGCCCGAGGGCTGGAGCCACGCCGCCAAGGACGGACGCGGCATCCGCGCCGCGCTCGCCTACGTCGCGCCCTACATCGACCCGGCCAGGACCTGGCCGAAAAAAGATCTCAAGCCCGGCGACACCGACCGCATCGCCCCGCTCCTCCGCGCCTTTCTCGCCCGCCAGAGCGACGCGTCGCTCCTCGCCCTCTACGAAAAATTCGGCGACACTCCGGAAAACAAAGCCGCCCGCTGGCAGCTTCTTCTGCCGCCGCCGCGCAAATGA
- a CDS encoding hemolysin family protein, protein MIAFILAIALTLGCSFFCSMLEAMILSTTEAEIESLKQAKRQRGEILEKLKARLDETISAILTLNTIANTLGSVIIGGIAAHLFGHAILGVVSVALTLSILIFSEVIPKNIGVAYRRGLQPVFAYPLFLMCRALRPVTWLCNLIVRLVVRQPVQHTNSGQEIILLARRGAQQGTLTANESSLIANALSLDDVRVDEIMTPRTVVTALPKKATIADVFREFPNLPFGRMPVYGRNIDDIAGIARRRDLLKAKANDRDADLVEKHMQEAHFIPETITAAAALQVFLKTHQQMMIVVDEFGSTSGVLTMEDVIEHLLGREIFERDDIAVDMRELARAKLRRAKK, encoded by the coding sequence ATGATAGCCTTCATTCTCGCCATTGCCCTCACGCTCGGCTGCTCCTTTTTCTGCTCGATGCTTGAGGCGATGATCCTCAGCACCACGGAGGCCGAAATCGAATCGCTCAAGCAGGCCAAAAGGCAGCGCGGGGAAATTCTGGAAAAATTGAAGGCGCGCCTCGACGAGACCATCTCGGCCATCCTCACGCTCAACACCATCGCCAACACCCTCGGCTCCGTCATCATCGGCGGCATCGCCGCGCACCTCTTCGGCCACGCCATCCTCGGTGTCGTCTCGGTCGCGCTGACGCTCTCCATTCTGATTTTCTCCGAGGTCATCCCCAAAAACATCGGCGTCGCCTATCGCCGCGGGCTCCAGCCGGTGTTTGCCTATCCGTTGTTCCTGATGTGCCGCGCGCTCCGGCCGGTGACATGGCTCTGCAACCTCATCGTCCGCCTCGTCGTGCGCCAGCCCGTGCAACACACCAATTCGGGGCAGGAAATCATCCTTCTGGCCCGGCGCGGCGCGCAGCAAGGCACCCTCACCGCAAACGAATCCAGCCTCATCGCCAACGCGCTCTCGCTCGACGACGTGCGGGTGGACGAGATCATGACGCCGCGCACGGTCGTCACGGCCCTGCCGAAAAAAGCCACCATCGCCGACGTGTTCCGCGAGTTTCCCAACCTCCCCTTCGGACGCATGCCCGTTTACGGCCGGAACATCGACGACATCGCCGGCATCGCGCGCCGCCGCGACCTGCTCAAGGCCAAGGCCAACGACCGCGACGCCGACCTAGTGGAAAAGCACATGCAGGAGGCGCATTTCATCCCCGAAACCATCACCGCCGCCGCCGCGCTCCAGGTTTTTCTGAAGACACACCAGCAGATGATGATCGTCGTGGACGAATTCGGCTCAACCAGCGGCGTGCTGACGATGGAGGATGTGATCGAGCATCTCCTCGGCCGCGAGATTTTCGAGCGGGACGACATCGCCGTGGACATGCGCGAACTCGCCCGCGCAAAGCTGCGCCGGGCCAAAAAATAA
- a CDS encoding DUF4340 domain-containing protein, translating to MNLKPLLIAVIVLALLSGITWFATRPPAPANAADDRTGESVVPADQVAVATRVTIAEGGKTVELVRGDDQAWRVASYYDLPADFPKLTRLVSQLTEAKIDRFVTADPERAKRLGFDGTQIVFRGADAAAAPLFSLELGRTAESGGRFIRRAGETRSYLAKLSLWLDTESKSWADSALVSIKPADITKVEFTFPDAPPLALARKDKDAPFAPEPAREGWKLKTSALDSQLDTLTALRFKDTAAPDNPDAADAGKHARTVTLTTFDNRTLALTMGRRPAVSKPAAPETTDTVAASGTAAPTEPKTEEIPAGPVYIQIADTKTDSPVAALMQKRAVEIYDYSFTGLPASPDALLEKEEPAAK from the coding sequence ATGAACCTCAAACCACTCCTCATCGCTGTCATCGTCCTGGCGCTCCTTTCCGGCATCACGTGGTTTGCCACCCGTCCGCCCGCTCCCGCAAACGCGGCTGACGACCGCACCGGCGAATCCGTCGTTCCCGCCGATCAGGTGGCCGTCGCCACCCGCGTCACCATCGCGGAAGGCGGGAAAACCGTCGAACTGGTCCGCGGCGACGACCAGGCATGGCGGGTCGCCAGTTATTACGACCTCCCCGCCGATTTCCCGAAACTCACCCGCCTCGTCTCCCAGCTCACCGAGGCGAAAATCGACCGCTTTGTCACCGCCGATCCGGAGCGGGCCAAACGCCTCGGTTTCGACGGCACGCAAATCGTTTTTCGAGGCGCCGATGCCGCCGCCGCGCCGCTCTTCTCGCTCGAACTCGGCCGCACCGCCGAGAGCGGCGGACGTTTCATCCGGCGCGCCGGGGAAACCCGGTCTTACCTCGCCAAACTCAGCCTCTGGCTCGACACCGAGTCCAAGAGCTGGGCCGACAGCGCGCTCGTCTCCATCAAGCCGGCCGACATCACCAAGGTTGAGTTCACCTTCCCCGATGCGCCCCCGCTCGCCCTTGCCCGCAAGGACAAGGACGCGCCCTTCGCTCCCGAGCCCGCCCGCGAGGGATGGAAACTGAAAACCTCCGCGCTCGACAGCCAGCTCGACACCCTCACCGCGCTTCGCTTCAAGGACACCGCCGCGCCGGACAACCCCGACGCCGCCGACGCCGGCAAGCACGCCCGCACCGTCACGCTGACGACTTTCGACAACCGCACGCTCGCCCTGACGATGGGCCGCCGCCCCGCCGTCTCCAAACCCGCCGCTCCTGAAACAACGGACACCGTCGCCGCCAGCGGCACTGCCGCCCCGACGGAACCCAAGACGGAGGAGATCCCCGCCGGTCCCGTGTATATCCAGATAGCGGATACGAAAACGGATTCCCCCGTCGCCGCGCTGATGCAAAAACGCGCCGTCGAAATCTACGACTATTCATTCACCGGCCTTCCGGCGTCGCCCGACGCCTTGCTGGAAAAAGAGGAGCCGGCAGCGAAGTAA
- a CDS encoding carbohydrate kinase family protein yields MTIKSPIHGKKLLVFGELLWDMLPDGAKPGGASANVAVMAHLVGAECLLVSAVGDDGLGREMLVRLRARDFPADGIQQIAGKATGGVDVTLSGAGIPSYHIREDAAWDHIADASLARAVAAEAGAFYFGSLAQRSARSRETVRSLLALAPRGCLRFFDVNLRQPWPSVETVRESLARTDVLKLNNEELPLMAKWLGLPGGDEAGFAAAMGERWPVRVVLLTKGPRGAVIYEAGMEPVEVPASPAEKIVDTVGAGDAFSAGFLCGCLRGLSYAEAAKLGSDLAARVCGNAGAWLPAE; encoded by the coding sequence ATGACAATTAAATCACCCATTCATGGGAAAAAACTTCTGGTTTTCGGCGAGCTGTTATGGGATATGCTGCCGGATGGCGCGAAGCCGGGCGGCGCATCCGCGAACGTGGCGGTGATGGCGCACTTGGTCGGCGCCGAGTGCCTGCTGGTCAGCGCGGTGGGCGATGACGGATTGGGGCGCGAAATGCTCGTCCGGCTGCGCGCGCGGGATTTCCCGGCGGATGGCATCCAGCAAATCGCGGGGAAGGCGACCGGCGGCGTGGACGTGACATTGTCCGGCGCGGGCATTCCGAGTTATCATATCCGCGAGGACGCGGCTTGGGACCATATAGCCGATGCGTCCCTGGCGCGCGCGGTCGCGGCGGAGGCGGGGGCGTTTTATTTTGGCTCGCTGGCGCAGCGCTCGGCGCGTTCCCGCGAAACCGTGCGCTCGCTGCTCGCACTGGCGCCGCGCGGGTGCCTGCGTTTTTTTGACGTGAATCTGCGACAGCCCTGGCCGTCGGTGGAAACCGTGCGCGAGTCGCTGGCGCGCACGGACGTGCTCAAGCTGAACAACGAGGAGCTTCCGCTCATGGCGAAGTGGCTGGGATTGCCCGGCGGCGACGAGGCCGGTTTCGCCGCCGCCATGGGCGAACGCTGGCCGGTGCGCGTGGTGTTGCTGACAAAAGGGCCGCGGGGCGCAGTGATTTACGAGGCGGGCATGGAGCCCGTCGAGGTGCCGGCCTCGCCCGCCGAAAAAATCGTGGACACGGTGGGCGCCGGGGATGCGTTTTCGGCCGGGTTTTTGTGCGGATGCCTGCGCGGATTGTCATATGCCGAGGCGGCGAAGCTCGGCAGCGATCTGGCCGCGCGTGTCTGTGGCAACGCCGGCGCATGGCTGCCGGCGGAATAA
- a CDS encoding GntR family transcriptional regulator, producing the protein MTTPDPQNAADSGEPKYRLIAAQVRAKIMAGDYNGGRRLPSEAALVARHGVSRPTAARALQELVNEGLIERRAGMGSFVVENPVRGAARRELGLLTPQWETTEIFEKICAQLAGLARARDFGMIWENTKAVTAPPAGKGARRAGTEAEIAGRLCDEFIKRKLDGVFFAPLELSANRREVNQRIAGLLQQAGIPVVLIDRELAEFPQRGALDLASMDNIAAGSLLASHLLKLGCRRIAFFTRPLSAPTVAARIAGVREAMVRAGVGGWDDDGVIEGDPADAALVRRALVRRRWDACVCANDRTAAQLMQTLLRLGVRVPRDLRVAGFDDAKYATLVAVPLTTIHQPCDEIAALAFDAMLRRLANPLAPPCAFLATPRLVVRESCGTYLPR; encoded by the coding sequence ATGACCACGCCCGATCCCCAAAACGCCGCCGATTCCGGCGAGCCCAAATACCGCCTGATCGCCGCGCAGGTGCGCGCCAAAATCATGGCGGGGGACTACAACGGCGGGCGCCGCCTCCCCAGCGAGGCGGCGCTGGTGGCGCGCCATGGCGTGTCGCGTCCGACGGCGGCGCGGGCGTTGCAGGAACTGGTCAACGAAGGGCTGATCGAGCGTCGCGCGGGCATGGGCTCGTTTGTCGTGGAAAACCCGGTGCGCGGCGCCGCCCGGCGCGAACTCGGGCTGCTGACCCCGCAATGGGAAACGACGGAGATTTTTGAAAAAATCTGCGCCCAGCTTGCCGGACTCGCCCGCGCGCGCGACTTCGGCATGATTTGGGAAAACACCAAGGCGGTCACCGCGCCGCCCGCCGGGAAGGGCGCGAGGCGGGCCGGGACCGAGGCGGAAATCGCCGGGCGGCTCTGCGACGAGTTTATCAAGCGCAAGCTCGACGGCGTGTTTTTCGCGCCGCTGGAACTCTCGGCAAACCGGCGCGAAGTCAACCAGCGCATCGCCGGGCTGCTGCAACAGGCGGGCATCCCGGTCGTGCTGATTGACCGCGAACTGGCGGAGTTTCCGCAGCGCGGCGCCCTCGACCTCGCGAGCATGGACAATATCGCCGCCGGCAGCCTGCTCGCCTCGCATTTGCTGAAGCTGGGCTGCCGGCGCATCGCTTTTTTCACGCGTCCGCTTTCCGCGCCCACCGTGGCGGCGCGCATCGCGGGCGTGCGTGAGGCGATGGTGCGCGCGGGCGTCGGTGGCTGGGATGACGACGGCGTCATCGAGGGCGATCCGGCCGACGCGGCACTGGTCAGGCGCGCGCTCGTCCGCCGGCGCTGGGATGCGTGCGTGTGCGCCAACGACCGCACCGCCGCGCAACTCATGCAGACACTGCTGCGCCTCGGTGTGCGCGTGCCGCGCGACCTGCGCGTGGCCGGGTTCGACGACGCCAAATACGCCACGCTGGTCGCGGTGCCGCTGACGACGATTCACCAGCCGTGCGACGAGATCGCCGCGCTGGCCTTCGACGCGATGCTGCGCCGGCTGGCCAATCCGCTCGCCCCGCCCTGCGCCTTCCTGGCCACGCCGCGCCTCGTCGTGCGCGAATCCTGCGGCACGTATTTGCCGCGCTGA
- a CDS encoding GH32 C-terminal domain-containing protein: MTTLCLPSSCQRRRHNRAPLLRASAAVGALLFAGAVAAAAPAPRDILADALAVWHMDARNLPAGVAGSASPAVAGKVALGRALDTVARDASLARGGDGLAARFDGGFLDAGPALQPRGDRLTLLIRVKPDTVRLPNGELFCKRSGHEKTTFNLYSLNGSVGFEFCTENAPRLAASIRAPGDALTAGAWHDIIARYDGARVTLFINGLPAASATVSGRLRENTEPVLIGKNLRGEIDHAALWDRALSDEEITALSGGAAGVTAAAALPARRAKVEAVTGRDGLTTADQLRAARDLRAKLAADPRRPRYHLMPPDGFWNDINGTLYWKGRYHVFFLGRQAPDAATVLDGRDTERPREIWLHASSADLVHWIHHPPAVAPVFDGSMPRGIYSGDAVNDAPVPTLIYHVPNLGTCIATADNPDDPELIKWTPHPRNPVIPEKTAPPEVRVFDPSAWREADGTYYALIGNKNQTPGYEGDSSSLYRSSDLINWEYCGPFYKSDRKWTDVIEDAACPDFFPIGNGRHMLLMHGHNPLFIAHYYIGVWDKKAERFLPEQHGRMTWPGGSLCAPETLLDGQGRRVFWGWVREVFRTSDAWASVASLPRILSLAPDNTLRIRPAPELETLRHNERVFENINVSGAVPLAGVTGDTLEIRAGIRPGAHGKFGIVVRQSLGGEEQLPIWIDLDDRTLSTDLAKASLDQRVRYPRARDMDKFPESERYVTRQVAPLALAAGEPVDLRVFIDKSIVEIFVNDRQCLTQRIYPTRPDATGIALVAEGAPVIVEKLQVWDMHPTQ, encoded by the coding sequence ATGACAACGCTCTGCCTCCCCTCCTCCTGCCAGCGACGGCGGCACAACCGCGCGCCCCTGTTGCGCGCCAGCGCCGCCGTCGGCGCGCTGCTTTTCGCCGGTGCCGTCGCCGCGGCCGCGCCCGCTCCGAGGGACATCCTCGCCGACGCCCTCGCCGTGTGGCACATGGACGCCCGCAACCTCCCCGCCGGTGTCGCCGGCAGTGCCTCGCCCGCCGTCGCCGGCAAGGTCGCCCTCGGCCGCGCCCTCGACACCGTCGCGCGCGACGCCTCGCTTGCACGCGGCGGCGACGGCCTCGCGGCGCGTTTCGACGGTGGCTTCCTCGACGCCGGCCCCGCCCTCCAGCCGCGCGGCGACCGTCTCACCCTGCTCATCCGCGTCAAGCCCGACACTGTCCGCCTGCCCAACGGCGAACTGTTTTGCAAGCGCAGCGGCCACGAGAAAACCACCTTCAACCTCTACTCGCTCAACGGCTCCGTCGGCTTTGAGTTTTGCACGGAAAACGCCCCACGCCTCGCCGCCAGCATCCGCGCGCCGGGCGACGCCCTCACCGCCGGTGCGTGGCACGACATCATCGCCCGCTACGACGGCGCCCGCGTCACCCTCTTCATCAACGGCCTGCCCGCCGCCAGCGCCACCGTCTCCGGACGCCTCCGCGAAAACACCGAACCGGTGCTCATCGGCAAAAACCTGCGCGGCGAAATTGACCATGCCGCCCTCTGGGACCGCGCCCTCTCCGACGAGGAAATCACCGCCCTCTCCGGCGGCGCCGCCGGTGTCACCGCGGCCGCCGCCTTGCCCGCGCGCCGCGCGAAAGTCGAGGCCGTCACCGGCAGGGACGGCCTCACCACCGCCGACCAGCTCCGCGCCGCCCGCGACCTCCGCGCCAAGCTCGCCGCCGACCCGCGCCGCCCGCGCTACCACCTCATGCCGCCCGACGGCTTCTGGAACGACATCAACGGCACCCTTTATTGGAAGGGCCGCTACCATGTTTTTTTCCTCGGACGGCAGGCGCCCGACGCCGCCACCGTGCTCGACGGGCGCGACACCGAGCGCCCTCGTGAAATCTGGCTGCACGCCTCCAGCGCCGACCTCGTCCACTGGATTCACCACCCGCCCGCCGTCGCGCCCGTTTTCGACGGCTCCATGCCGCGCGGCATCTACAGCGGCGACGCCGTCAACGACGCACCCGTGCCCACATTGATATATCACGTCCCAAACCTCGGCACCTGCATCGCCACCGCCGACAATCCCGACGACCCGGAATTGATAAAATGGACGCCTCACCCGCGCAACCCCGTCATCCCCGAGAAAACCGCGCCGCCCGAGGTGCGCGTCTTCGATCCCTCCGCGTGGCGCGAGGCCGACGGCACTTATTACGCGCTCATCGGCAATAAAAACCAAACTCCCGGTTACGAGGGCGACAGCAGCAGCCTTTATCGTTCGAGCGATTTGATAAACTGGGAGTATTGCGGCCCGTTTTATAAATCCGACCGCAAATGGACCGATGTCATCGAGGACGCCGCCTGCCCCGACTTTTTCCCCATCGGCAACGGCAGGCACATGCTGCTCATGCACGGCCACAATCCGTTGTTCATAGCGCATTATTACATAGGCGTCTGGGACAAAAAAGCCGAGCGATTCCTTCCCGAGCAACACGGACGCATGACCTGGCCCGGCGGGTCGCTCTGCGCGCCCGAGACATTGCTCGACGGCCAGGGGCGCCGCGTCTTCTGGGGCTGGGTGCGCGAGGTGTTCCGCACCTCCGACGCATGGGCCTCCGTCGCCTCGCTCCCGCGCATCCTCAGCCTCGCGCCCGACAACACCCTGCGCATCCGGCCCGCGCCCGAGTTGGAGACGCTGCGCCACAACGAGCGCGTGTTTGAAAACATCAACGTCTCCGGCGCGGTGCCGCTGGCCGGCGTCACCGGCGACACCCTCGAAATCCGCGCCGGCATCCGCCCCGGCGCGCATGGAAAATTCGGGATCGTCGTCCGGCAGTCGCTCGGCGGCGAGGAGCAACTTCCCATTTGGATAGACCTCGACGACCGCACGCTCTCCACCGACCTCGCCAAGGCGTCACTCGACCAGCGCGTCCGCTACCCGCGTGCGCGCGATATGGACAAGTTCCCCGAAAGCGAGCGCTACGTGACGCGTCAGGTCGCCCCGCTCGCCCTCGCTGCCGGCGAGCCGGTGGATTTGCGCGTGTTTATAGACAAGAGCATCGTCGAAATCTTCGTCAACGACCGCCAGTGCCTCACCCAGCGCATCTACCCGACCCGGCCCGACGCGACGGGCATCGCCCTCGTCGCCGAGGGCGCGCCCGTCATTGTGGAAAAGCTCCAGGTGTGGGACATGCACCCGACGCAATAA